TACGGTACCCTCACCATAGAAACCACCGTCGGCCACCGCGAATTCCCCATCGACGAACGGGCACGGGAATCGCTCCTGGAACAACTCGAACCACGCAAGCCCCTGCACGCCGAAGGCACCCCGGATGGTTGGCTCTACGCCTGGACGCTGAACAACAGAATCCTGCTGCTCAATCCCACCTTCGTCAGGAACATCGAGTTGACAGGGGATGACGTCGAAGCGATGCCTGGGTTTGAACACCCCGAAGTCTATCGGGCACTGGATGGCTGGGGCCACGAAGCGATCACCGGCCAAGTCCGAAAAGCCTGCGAAAAGCTGATTGCGGAACTCGGCGAAGCACGAGCCCTACAACTGGCCACCGACTTGCGGGTGACCTACGACAACGGAGAAGACGAGTGTAGCTACCTCAATGAAGAGGTCGTTCCGGACCTGTTTGCCCTCGAGTTCGGACACGCCCATGTACCACGCACTGCGTTCGTGGAGCTGGTGCAAGAGGGTCAGTATCGCTCGCGGTTCGTGAATCTGGAGCATGTGGTCGCCATCGAAATCCCGGCTGAACGCTACCACCGGTTGAGCGTTGTAGAGTAGCCTGCGCCGGAGGGCCGGGGCGTGGCCCCGGCCCGAATCCGCCGCTTAATGGCGAATGCCGCTTTCCCAGCCGCGATGCACCGCCGGCTTGTAGAAGTCCCATTCAGGGTAGTTGTGGTCCTCCCAGTCCTTTCTCACCTTCGGCTCTACGTTTCCCCAGTCACCATCACGGTAGTAGGGATCATGACCCACTCGATAGCCGTAACGGTAGGCCGGCAGCACATCTTGATAATCGGCGCCGGTGCCGGAATACGCCTTGTTGTAGTCGTCTTGGAATTCCGTCTCGACATTCCGAAATGAGGCCTCTGCTTCGGGACCCAGCTTCTCGACCTCCACCTTCGTCCCGCGAAGCGTCTCGTGGACAACCTCCTTCCGCTCTTTTTCCTCTTTCGAGATCTCAACCTCCTCTTTGACACGAGCCTCTTTGCCCACCACGGGCTCTTCTCCCTTGGCACGCACCTCAAAGGATTGCTCCTTGAAGGCCCCCGTGTCCTTTTCACGCGCCGGTCGGTCGGTCGGATGGCGCTCTACGTGTATATCCTCTTCGTGTAGAGACACCGACTCCTGCACATTGCGCTCGGTGGGACGGGTATAGATACGGACCCCACCACGGGAGACCGGTCGCGTACCGATCTTGAGTTCCTCCTCGATGCTTTCGAGTTTTTCCGGCGCCTCCTTCCCTTCCTTCTTGTAAGCAGCGGCCCGCTGGTCGACATCCAGGGCACCGTGGCGATTGAGTATATCGGCCGCGCGATCGACCTGGGTGTCATCGGCATCGACCTTCACCAGGTAATCGCCTTCCTTATAGGCGTGCTCACCGTCACCCCCGATCAGCCCCATCTCCCGCAGAAACGCGTGCAAACCGCTCTCTTCGGGTCCTGGCTCCTTGGTGAATTCACGGTGGTCCCGTACCTCGATATCGCGGGCAGAGAAGCCCTCATGCATGAGGTCCTGAGTCGCGCTATCGGCTTTCGCCTTTGATTTAAACAGGCCTAAAAGTGTTTTTGCCGTCATGACGTTTCCTCCATGAGACTGGGCGGGCGTTGCCCTCCACTAGGTCAATGCGGTTGCTGCTTATCCCGTTTCACCGCAACCTCCTCTCTGCGCAACGTGACCTTCTCGGGCCTGCTGCGCTGACTCCGGTGCTTGGTGATCCGCACCTCCTCCCGAAGCACCAGTCGTTTCTCGGTTACCACCACCTCCTCGAACAGTGGGATGACCAGCGTTTCCCCGTCATAGTGCGCATCGACAGGCGTATCCACCTCCTGGTTCACTGCGACGCGCTCGATTGCTATCTCTTCGCCTTCTGTCGGCAGATCGACCCACTCATCATGGGATTCCACCCACTTCTCCACCGTCACCCGCTCCTCGTACGGGCGTTTTTCCACCCGCAAGCGCTCTTCCATCACAGGCACGGTGATCGTACTGCCCTCCCCAGCGGTTTCGATGTCAGCAAAACGGACCGGCAGGAAGTATTCATCGCCGCGAGGCTCCAAGGCATGCACGGGCACCAACAGGCTCCGGTCCTCCACCTCGACAATCCATTGCTCTTCGCCATTGGTCGGCGGCCCGTTCGCCACCACGCGTCCGTGAATACCGTCCTTGTCGACAACGTCCATTTCACACGCTCCTTGAAGAGGTCTTTTTGCTGCCTCGCCATGGCCATGAGTCAAGCACCAACCGGTGCCTTAAAACATTGTGTTCATTACTGAACTGGGCAGTAATTGCAAGGGCGAGCTGATGTACGCCGACGTCACCGAAGTGATCGGCTCAGTTCGCCGGCAGGAAGGAAAACCGGATTGTGGGTGCATGGCGATCCGGAAATGGCGAGCGCGCCACTTCCGAGTATTCAGCCGTAAATTTTCGAAGGGAGCGAGAAGCGACCGCGGGGGTACCATCGGATTTGTGGGTTATGCAAGAGAAAAGGCTGACACGCCGTAACGCGCACTGTGTTCGGAGCTGGCAAATGAGGATGATTACCGCTCGCGGTTCGTGAATCTGGAGCATGTGGTCGCCATCGAAATCCCGGCCGAGCGCTACCACCGGCTGAGCGTTGTGGAATAGACCGGCTACTTAGTACCGGGGTCCGGAATTTAATCGACTCTGACCAACTCTGACCCGATCGTTCGATAGCCAGGAGTGCTGAGGGCGACCTCCTGGCTATCAAGCGACCTAAGCTCGATTCGGCCTCTATCAGGCGTCGTACTCGCCGGCTGGTTCGGCCTTCACGGGCGGCCTTTCGAGTCCGGCCTCCTGAAAGATCGACGAAACCTCGGGATCGGCAATGAACCTATCATAGCCCTCCGTCTCCCAATCGAACTCCACCCACACACGGCTGGGGTCGTCGGGATCGCGGAAAACTCGCGAACCCCTGGACCCGTACTCCTTCCTCTTCTCGGCGGCTTTTGTGGAGAATGTCTTTATGAACCGATCGAAGTCGGCGACCTTTGTAGTGGCAAGAATCATGTCCCCTCCTTGGTCCGCTGTGACCAGTATGATTAGACGAAGAATAGGCACCCTTTTTGCCCGGTTCCAGCGGTCTTTGCCTTCGGCATGCGTATTGCCGAAATCTTTCGCATAGCGGCCCCTAGCGCGGCAGGGCAGCGTCAGACCGCAACCTGTCAGTACTGGTGGCTTTCCAGGCCGTAGGCGGGACCGGTTCAATTGTGCTGTGCAGGCGGACGAAGTGATGTAACAACCGTAAGCGTCGGCCCATTTTCGGCCCACTTCTGTTCCCGGCAAGCCCGTTCGACTAAACTACTCTCCGATTCTCTCCTTTCCTGTTCTGCCGGAGGCTCGATGGACATTGTCATCAGCGCCGGCCTGCATCAGCACTAGACCGTACGCGGTCGGGCTGCAGGCGGCCCATCTCAACAAAACACCGTCACTTTGGCGGCGTGTTCGCGCGCCGTTCCGAATCCTGTTGAGAGGATGACCTGCCATGTCTATCGATTTCACTGCGCTTCAGCCGCTGGGTTGGAGCAATGCCTTTTCCACTCAGCTCTCGCTGGAACAAATGGACAGCTCCCGTGCCGCGCGGGTTACCGGCGTGGAGCGGGGCAGCTACCTGGTCGATGCCGGCTCGGAGCCCTTTGCGGCTACTCTCGCCAGTCGCTTTCGCCACACACACACCGCACCCGAGGATTTGCCGACCGTCGGTGACTGGGTCCTGCTGGAACTCGAGTCGCCGCTGATAGTGGACCGGCTCAAGCGTCGGAGCCTGATCGCGCGACGGATGGCGGGTGGAACCGAAAGTCAGCCCATCGCGGCCAACATCGATCTGATGGTGATCGTCAGCGGGCTGGATGGCGAGTTCAATCTGCATCGTATCGAGCGCTACCTGGTGATCGCCGCACAGGCCGAGGTCATGCCGCTGGTGCTCCTGACCAAGGCCGACTGTGTCGACGAGCCGGAATCCTTCGTCGCGATGGTTCAAAGCCGCATGGAAGATGGCGAGGTGCTTGCGGTGAATACACTCTCCGACCCGCTGTCGCAGCGTCTCGCTCACTTTCTGGCACCCGGAACCACCCTGGTGGTGGTCGGCTCCTCCGGCGTAGGCAAGTCAACACTGGTCAACAATCTCGCAGGTGTTTCGCTCCAGGCCACCAGGAGCATACGCAAGGATTCGAAGGGCCGGCATACCACCACCTCACGCACGCTGATCCGGCTACCCGGCGGGGCCTGCATCATCGACGTACCGGGAATGCGTGAGGTGGGGTTGGCTCCGGTGGACGGCGCGGTTGCCCGACAGTTTCGGACCATTGGGGAATTGGCTGAGTACTGCCGGTTCGCCGATTGCAGCCACGAGGATGAGCCCGGTTGTGCGGTGCGACAGGCAGTGGACCGGGGTGAAATCGATCCTGATGAGTGGGACCACTACCTGAAGCTGAAGGCCGAGGAACGTCACAACGTCGCCGACCATCAACGCCGACGCCGGGAACGCGTGTTCGGCAAGATGGTCCGCGAGGTGATGGATATTAAACGCAGGACCGGGCGACGGTAGGCCGATACAGGAGGCTCCAATGCTTCCCGCAGCAGATAGAGCATCCACTTCGATTCCCGCGGGCGAAAGGATTAAAACCTTGCAGGTGCTGTGCTCGTCTTCGCCATCGCATTAGTGCGGCCCAGACGGTCCAGACAGAGAGGACCACAGTCGAAGGATGTGGGTCTAGTCCGATATTTTGAACCGGGGATAGACCACGCATGAAACCTTCCAGCGGCTAAAATAAATCGAGCGCGTGCCTGATTTTGTGTGCTCGCGAAGTCGGGTTCACGCCTGCCCGGAGGGGAAAGAGCGCTTCGCAAACGATGAAGGGATGCGGATATGCCAGAGTCAACTCAATCGGTCGTTGAGCACCATGTTCGGGCTTTCAGCGAGGGTCTTGAGCCAGTTATGGAAGACTTCACCGACGAATCGGTTCTCATTACAAACGATGATACATATCGTGGTCTCGACCAAATTCGGGGGTTCTTCAAGACGATGATCGAGAATCTTCCAGAGGGGTTCGAGGATGCCGTTGTCATGCGACGTCAGGAAGTTCAGGGTGAACTCGCGTTTCTCCTCTGGGACGCGAAACCCTGGTATCCGTTCTGCGCGGATACGCTGGTGGTCCGCAACGGCAAGATTCTGTATCACACGTTTGCCACGCAGGCTCCATAGTGCCCGCGGAACCGGGGGCTGACTGAAGCGCCCCCGGTTTTCCGATAAGCACTTGTTAATGGTGTCAGAGTCAATTCAACCGTGCATCGGTTGGTGCACGAACCGATCACCGGGAAAGTCCGCAAGGCGGCGTAAGGCTGATTGCAACTCAAGCCCTGGCAGGGTTCCCGTGATAAGCTTTTTCTTCTAATCTCAGGTAATTCTTTTCGGAAACCGGCATGAAACGACAGCGCGCCCTTCAACTGCTTTCTTGCAGCAAGCCGGAATTGCAGGCCCGCTTCGGCGTTACCCGGCTGGCCCTTTTTGGCTCAACGGCGCGCGATACAGCGGGCAGAGAAAGCGATGTGGACGTCCTGGTGGACTTCGACGGGCCCGCCACGTCCGACCGCTATTTCGGAGTGCAGTTTTACTTAGAAGACCTGCTCGGCTGCCCCGTAGACCTGGTCACTGAAAAGGCACTACGTCCGGAATTACGCCCGTATATCGAACAGGAACGGGTTAATGTCTGAAACATCGAAGCGCGAGTGGTCTTTTTACCTCGACGATATGATCGCCTTCTCAGAGAAGGTGCTCGCCTATAGCAACGGTCTCGACCAAAAAAGCTTCATCGCCACTGGTCTCAATTACGATGCCACTTTGCGCAATCTCGAACTGATTGGCGAAGCTGCGACCCATATACCGAACGAGATCCGCTCCGCTCACCCGGAGATCCCATGGCGGATGATTATCGCCACCCGAAACCGCTTGATTCACGGCTACCTCGGCATAGACGACGATACGGTCTGGAGCATCGTTCAGGACGACATCCCACCCCTGCTGGCCCGGCTAAAGTTGTTCCGGGAGCGCCGCGGCAAACGACAATAACTGGGATTGTGACCGCCAACCGGGCGCTACCGTCGGATTTGTGGGTTATGCAAGAAGAAGACCCGACCCCATTCTCGCCTGCGATATTCACTCCAACGCAGAACATCGAACGCCCGCCGGGCTTCGGGTGGCGCCCGGGAAGCCGGGACGACCGAGAAAAACAGGGTCATCTACACTAGAGCACAGAACCTAAGCTGCCTAAGCTCCAGGCATGGGAGATCAGGATGATCGCACACACCACGTTACACGTGAGCGACTACACGAAGTCAAAAGCTTTCTACGTGCAGGCTCTCGCACCGCTCGGTTATCAGAACAACATGGAATATGGCGAAGCGGCCGGTTTCAACGACGGCAAGAATACCGACTTCTGGATTGAGAGCGAGGATACCGTCGTGCCGACTCACCTCGCTTTCGAGGCACACAGTCGAAAAGAGGTCGAGGAGTTCTACAAGGCGGCGCTGAATGCTGGCGCAACGGATAACGGTGGTCCCGGCTACCGTGACTACTGGCCGGGCTACTATGCCGCATTTGTCTATGACCCTGACGGCCATAATATCGAGGCCGTCTGGTACGACTACGAAAAAGTTAGCTAATCAGAGCCGTTCAGGTGGACGTCTTCTGCCCGAATCGCCAGGTGCCATCCTGCGTGCGACACGCCTTCGAGCGTCCCTCTGCCTGATCATCACTACTGATCACCTTCGTATGGTAGCGCCGACACAGAAGACCATCGGATTGGAAGGTCTCGATCGGCGTCAGGCGGAAATCGACCCCGGAGTCCGGATTGCGCCAGCTCACCGTCTGGCCGTCGCGTGCGCTGTCCAGGGCGTGCGCGGTACAGCTGGCATCTTTCCTATCCATGCTGCGGCCGAGGCTTTTGCCAACAGCGAACCCGGTAATCGCGCCCGCAACCGTCCCCAGTTCCTGGTTGCCTTCGTTGCGGCCGACCTGATTGCCGACGATGCCACCAAGAATGCCGCCAAAGACCGCTCCGGCGGCTTCACGGTTGCAGGTGCTGCCCTCGATCGCGATATCTCCGTTCGAGACCCGTATCTCCGCCACCGGTCTCTCCTCCCCGTATCGATGGTCACGCGAACCCTCATGCTTGCGACGGTACCCGTGGGCCGGCGCCCAGGGCGGTGGTCCGTCGCTGTAACCATGGCCAGATTCATCTTTCCAGGGCTCCGCTACCGCGTAGCCGGGTAGAAATAGAACGCCGCTCAGCACCAGCATGAAGAGAACGCTCGTTTTCATTATTGTTTGCTCTTCCAATAAAAAAACCGGCTCATCCTAGCAAGAAGCAGCGGGCGTCACCGGCACAGATTCACACAACGGACGCTCGCCTGATCGGCAGCACACTATAATTGGCTGAACAAACGTAATCAGGCTTGATTTGCCATTCCTCGCTCCCATTTAGAACGACAGGTCCGCTACCGGGAGCGGCGGGTCCGTTTATGTTCATGTTCCGGAGGAAAAAACAGTGAGCGAAAATCGTGCGGAATTGGTGAAAGAGCGTATCAAACTACAAGAGTCCCTCAGGGAACACATCGCCAAAAACGGGTTCGACTATCGGGAGTACGTCAATCCGCCTGCGGATAGTTGGGTTGGGCAGTACCAGAAGCGAATCAAAGAGATCGATGACGTGCTATCGCCAGAACTCCAGTACTGGAAAGGCTGAGACCAAGGCCTCCAGGCCTGACGGATAGGCTTGGAGGTCTTACTTGATCACCTTGTGGCGATTTGTGGGATGGCTCATCAGAGCGGGCCTACCAAAGGCGAAACCGATCGAGCCAGAGTTCGGGCGATAAGGGAATCGAA
This Thiohalomonas denitrificans DNA region includes the following protein-coding sequences:
- a CDS encoding HepT-like ribonuclease domain-containing protein codes for the protein MSETSKREWSFYLDDMIAFSEKVLAYSNGLDQKSFIATGLNYDATLRNLELIGEAATHIPNEIRSAHPEIPWRMIIATRNRLIHGYLGIDDDTVWSIVQDDIPPLLARLKLFRERRGKRQ
- a CDS encoding nucleotidyltransferase family protein, which produces MKRQRALQLLSCSKPELQARFGVTRLALFGSTARDTAGRESDVDVLVDFDGPATSDRYFGVQFYLEDLLGCPVDLVTEKALRPELRPYIEQERVNV
- a CDS encoding YsnF/AvaK domain-containing protein, encoding MTAKTLLGLFKSKAKADSATQDLMHEGFSARDIEVRDHREFTKEPGPEESGLHAFLREMGLIGGDGEHAYKEGDYLVKVDADDTQVDRAADILNRHGALDVDQRAAAYKKEGKEAPEKLESIEEELKIGTRPVSRGGVRIYTRPTERNVQESVSLHEEDIHVERHPTDRPAREKDTGAFKEQSFEVRAKGEEPVVGKEARVKEEVEISKEEKERKEVVHETLRGTKVEVEKLGPEAEASFRNVETEFQDDYNKAYSGTGADYQDVLPAYRYGYRVGHDPYYRDGDWGNVEPKVRKDWEDHNYPEWDFYKPAVHRGWESGIRH
- the rsgA gene encoding ribosome small subunit-dependent GTPase A; the encoded protein is MSIDFTALQPLGWSNAFSTQLSLEQMDSSRAARVTGVERGSYLVDAGSEPFAATLASRFRHTHTAPEDLPTVGDWVLLELESPLIVDRLKRRSLIARRMAGGTESQPIAANIDLMVIVSGLDGEFNLHRIERYLVIAAQAEVMPLVLLTKADCVDEPESFVAMVQSRMEDGEVLAVNTLSDPLSQRLAHFLAPGTTLVVVGSSGVGKSTLVNNLAGVSLQATRSIRKDSKGRHTTTSRTLIRLPGGACIIDVPGMREVGLAPVDGAVARQFRTIGELAEYCRFADCSHEDEPGCAVRQAVDRGEIDPDEWDHYLKLKAEERHNVADHQRRRRERVFGKMVREVMDIKRRTGRR
- a CDS encoding helix-turn-helix transcriptional regulator; the encoded protein is MRLRDLRTQQGMTQEELATRLGTEPGNIARWESGDALLSVRQAKDLCMVLHCTVEELLGWEIEPEEWAETPFAVTDTGTPYGTLTIETTVGHREFPIDERARESLLEQLEPRKPLHAEGTPDGWLYAWTLNNRILLLNPTFVRNIELTGDDVEAMPGFEHPEVYRALDGWGHEAITGQVRKACEKLIAELGEARALQLATDLRVTYDNGEDECSYLNEEVVPDLFALEFGHAHVPRTAFVELVQEGQYRSRFVNLEHVVAIEIPAERYHRLSVVE
- a CDS encoding VOC family protein; this translates as MIAHTTLHVSDYTKSKAFYVQALAPLGYQNNMEYGEAAGFNDGKNTDFWIESEDTVVPTHLAFEAHSRKEVEEFYKAALNAGATDNGGPGYRDYWPGYYAAFVYDPDGHNIEAVWYDYEKVS
- a CDS encoding YsnF/AvaK domain-containing protein; this encodes MDVVDKDGIHGRVVANGPPTNGEEQWIVEVEDRSLLVPVHALEPRGDEYFLPVRFADIETAGEGSTITVPVMEERLRVEKRPYEERVTVEKWVESHDEWVDLPTEGEEIAIERVAVNQEVDTPVDAHYDGETLVIPLFEEVVVTEKRLVLREEVRITKHRSQRSRPEKVTLRREEVAVKRDKQQPH
- a CDS encoding RT0821/Lpp0805 family surface protein; translation: MKTSVLFMLVLSGVLFLPGYAVAEPWKDESGHGYSDGPPPWAPAHGYRRKHEGSRDHRYGEERPVAEIRVSNGDIAIEGSTCNREAAGAVFGGILGGIVGNQVGRNEGNQELGTVAGAITGFAVGKSLGRSMDRKDASCTAHALDSARDGQTVSWRNPDSGVDFRLTPIETFQSDGLLCRRYHTKVISSDDQAEGRSKACRTQDGTWRFGQKTST
- a CDS encoding nuclear transport factor 2 family protein: MEDFTDESVLITNDDTYRGLDQIRGFFKTMIENLPEGFEDAVVMRRQEVQGELAFLLWDAKPWYPFCADTLVVRNGKILYHTFATQAP